A single genomic interval of Malania oleifera isolate guangnan ecotype guangnan chromosome 11, ASM2987363v1, whole genome shotgun sequence harbors:
- the LOC131167980 gene encoding ethylene-insensitive protein 2.2 — translation MEGEIWSSNHLPGVLQRLLPASVPVLLIAIGYVDPGKWAAAVDGGAHFGFDLVVLVLFFNFAAILCQYLSAYIGVVTGRDLVQICSNEYDKSTCIFLGVQVELSVIALDLTMVLGTALGLNLIFGIDLLACVFLTGVDAILFPIFAAFLEKWTAKFLGISMAGFTMLSYVLGMLIGQPEMQLSMNGMLTMLSGESAFILMSLLGASIMPHNFYLHSYIVQLHEGLPNISKETLSHDHFFAIVCVFSGIFLVNYALIHSAANVFYSAGLGLLTFQDALSLMDQVFRSPIAHFACVLVLLFCNQITASTWNLIGRVVLHDFFRTDIPIWLHRATIRAVAIFPALYCVWNSGAEGIYHLLIFTQVMVALLLPSSVIPLFRVASSSSVMGMHKISPFVEFLALITFIGMVGLKIIFVVEMVFGNSDWVGNLRWTMGNNTYVPYIALLVVACASFCLMLWLAATPLKSASARIDAQQRNWDVQNVLSEPLLEREVNDLHESKYHEQEPFRLQEPSLGVNSLGSQSDVSIADVDVDLPETILDEEPHLTTIEENSSNPTFSVPLRSHPKELAATVELAPVSTIVKEVSDGDLLDSSNLKNESIYPVEKTVGIERDLQTVKYDDEGDSWEPEEPSKGVPESGQSLPSEGLGSFRSLSGKSDDGGSGAGSLSRLALGRAARRQFAAVLDEFWGQLYDFHGQATQEAKAKKLDVLLGVDSKPALKVDTAGKDLPGCFPSVGGRGSDSIINRSLFDSSGQQRVQNTIEPSYGVQRGSSSMWSNHMQLLDAYVQNSSRNAFDSGEKRYSSLHLPPSSDGWDYQPATVHGYQIASYLNRIAKDKYSVNGQIESPPPKSTSLGPPNYRGSLAAYAMGQKLQTSLSSVQSSSLQNVVNSPLQSESSYYDVGSSVPLESLVSPINSKKYHSSPDISGLSVPYRDLYMPDRNAQWESSIGYGSSVDRTGYGQSLYSGAGSRAGTLTFDEPSPKVYSDLFSLQLGSSLDAGSLWTRQPFEQFGVGNKTRRMGVDVVESQLGSAVHKSTSIVDLEAKLLQSFRYCILKLLKLEGSDWLFRQNDGADEDLIDRVAARERFLYEAEIREMSQAVQMGESLYLSSERKPNSSLKNDETSFTKFLVSSIPHCGEGCIWRMDLIISFGVWCIHRILELSLMESRPELWGKYTYVLNRLQGIIDLAFSKPRSPRSPCFCLQIPVAHQQRSSPPISNGILPPAVRSGRGKCTTASTLLDIIKDVEIAISCRKGRQGTAAGDVAFPKGKENLASVLKRYKRRLSPKQVGTHEGGTMSRKVPTSAPLGS, via the exons ATGGAAGGTGAGATTTGGAGTTCAAACCATCTACCAGGTGTCCTACAGCGGTTACTTCCAGCTTCTGTACCCGTCCTTCTGATTGCAATCGGATATGTTGACCCTGGAAAGTGGGCTGCAGCTGTTGATGGAGGTGCCCATTTTGGctttgatctggtagttttggTGCTTTTCTTCAATTTTGCTGCTATTCTATGTCAGTACCTGTCAGCGTATATAGGTGTGGTCACTGGGAGAGATCTTGTACAG ATTTGCAGTAATGAATATGACAAGTCCACATGCATATTCCTGGGAGTTCAAGTGGAGCTATCTGTGATCGCTTTAGATCTTACTATG GTTCTGGGAACTGCGCTTGGACTCAATCTTATATTTGGGATTGACTTGCTCGCTTGTGTCTTTTTAACTGGTGTTGATGCGATTTTATTTCCAATTTTTGCTGCATTCCTG GAGAAATGGACAGCAAAATTCCTAGGCATAAGCATGGCAGGATTCACAATGTTGTCTTATGTTCTTGGAATGCTTATTGGTCAACCAGAAATGCAACTTTCCATGAATGGGATGCTAACAATGTTAAGTGGGGAGAGTGCTTTTATACTTATGAGTCTTCTTGGAGCAAGTATAATGCCTCACAATTTTTACCTCCATTCTTATATTGTACAG CTGCACGAGGGACTACCAAACATCTCCAAGGAGACCTTGTCCCATGACCACTTTTTTGCCATCGTATGTGTCTTCAGTGGCATTTTCTTGGTGAACTATGCGCTGATCCACTCGGCGGCAAATGTATTCTACAGTGCTGGCCTTGGTTTACTTACTTTTCAAGATGCATTGTCATTAATGGATCAG GTATTTAGGAGCCCGATAGCACACTTTGCCTGTGTACTTGTTCTGCTTTTTTGTAATCAAATCACAGCATCAACATGGAATCTTATTGGACGAGTAGTCTTGCATGATTTTTTCAGAACGGACATTCCCATATGGCTTCATCGAGCTACAATTCGAGCTGTTGCTATTTTTCCAGCACTTTATTGTGTGTGGAATTCAGGAGCTGAAGGGATATACCACCTGCTTATATTCACACAAGTTATGGTAGCTCTGCTGCTTCCATCTTCTGTGATTCCACTTTTCCGGGTTGCCTCATCAAGTTCTGTAATGGGCATGCACAAAATTTCCCCATTTGTGGAGTTCTTAGCCTTAATCACGTTTATTGGGATGGTTGGTTTGAAGATTATATTTGTAGTAGAGATGGTATTCGGAAATAGTGATTGGGTAGGCAATTTGAGGTGGACCATGGGTAATAACACGTATGTTCCTTATATTGCTCTTCTCGTTGTTGCTTGTGCATCTTTTTGTTTGATGCTTTGGCTAGCAGCCACTCCTTTAAAGTCTGCTAGTGCCAGAATAGATGCTCAACAGCGGAACTGGGATGTACAAAATGTTCTATCTGAGCCATTGTTAGAGAGGGAGGTAAACGATTTGCATGAAAGTAAATATCATGAACAGGAGCCTTTTCGACTGCAAGAACCATCACTGGGTGTCAATTCCTTGGGAAGTCAGTCAGATGTGTCAATTGCAGATGTTGATGTTGATTTGCCTGAGACAATCCTGGATGAGGAACCTCATTTGACTACCATTGAGGAGAATTCGTCTAATCCTACATTTTCTGTCCCCTTACGATCCCATCCAAAGGAATTGGCAGCTACAGTAGAACTAGCCCCTGTCTCAACTATCGTTAAGGAAGTTTCTGATGGTGATTTGCTGGATAGCAGTAACCTAAAGAATGAATCAATCTATCCAGTTGAGAAGACTGTTGGAATAGAGAGAGATTTACAAACTGTGAAGTATGATGATGAGGGAGACAGTTGGGAGCCTGAAGAGCCATCCAAAGGGGTTCCTGAGAGTGGTCAATCTTTGCCATCCGAGGGCTTGGGATCGTTTAGGAGTCTCAGTGGGAAAAGTGATGATGGTGGCAGTGGTGCTGGAAGTCTTTCAAGATTAGCATTGGGTCGTGCTGCAAGGCGTCAATTTGCTGCAGTTCTTGATGAGTTTTGGGGGCAGTTGTATGACTTCCATGGGCAAGCAACTCAAGAAGCAAAGGCTAAGAAATTGGATGTCTTGCTGGGGGTAGATTCAAAACCTGCACTCAAAGTTGACACTGCTGGAAAGGATCTTCCTGGATGCTTTCCCTCTGTGGGGGGAAGAGGTTCTGATTCTATTATCAATCGCAGCTTATTTGACTCTTCCGGCCAGCAGAGGGTGCAAAATACTATAGAGCCATCTTATGGGGTTCAAAGGGGATCTTCGTCGATGTGGTCCAACCACATGCAGTTGTTGGATGCATACGTGCAAAATTCCAGTCGTAATGCTTTTGACTCTGGCGAGAAGCGCTATTCGAGTTTGCATCTTCCACCATCTTCTGATGGCTGGGATTATCAGCCAGCTACAGTTCATGGTTACCAGATTGCATCATACCTCAATCGAATTGCTAAGGACAAGTATTCTGTAAATGGTCAAATTGAGTCACCTCCCCCAAAATCCACATCTTTGGGCCCTCCAAATTACAGAGGTTCACTAGCAGCTTATGCTATGGGCCAAAAATTACAAACTAGTCTTAGCTCAGTCCAATCATCTAGTCTCCAGAATGTTGTCAATAGTCCACTGCAATCTGAAAGTTCATATTATGATGTTGGCTCGTCTGTTCCTCTTGAAAGTTTGGTGAGTCCAATCAATTCAAAAAAGTATCACAGTTCGCCCGACATTTCAGGACTCTCAGTTCCGTACCGGGATCTATATATGCCTGATAGGAATGCACAATGGGAAAGCTCCATTGGATATGGGTCATCTGTTGATCGAACAGGGTATGGGCAATCTCTGTATTCCGGTGCTGGATCAAGGGCAGGAACTCTGACATTTGATGAACCCTCCCCAAAAGTATACAGCGATCTTTTCTCCTTACAGTTGGGTTCTAGTTTGGATGCTGGATCCTTGTGGACGAGGCAGCCGTTTGAGCAGTTTGGTGTGGGTAATAAAACTCGTCGTATGGGTGTTGATGTAGTCGAAAGTCAACTGGGTTCAGCTGTACATAAATCTACTTCTATTGTGGATTTGGAGGCCAAGCTTCTTCAGTCTTTTAGATATTGCATTTTGAAGCTCTTGAAATTGGAAGGGTCTGATTGGTTATTTAGACAGAATGATGGGGCTGATGAGGATCTCATTGATCGTGTTGCTGCGAGGGAGAGATTCCTTTATGAAGCTGAAATTAGAGAGATGAGCCAGGCCGTTCAAATGGGAGAGTCTTTGTACTTGTCCTCTGAAAGGAAGCCAAATTCTTCCTTGAAGAATGATGAGACAAGTTTTACCAAATTTCTGGTTTCCTCCATTCCTCATTGTGGAGAGGGCTGTATTTGGAGAATGGATTTGATCATAAGTTTTGGGGTATGGTGCATCCATCGGATTCTTGAACTTTCACTCATGGAAAGTCGACCAGAACTATGGGGAAAATATACCTATGTGCTCAATCGTCTTCAG GGAATAATTGACTTGGCATTCTCGAAGCCTCGTTCCCCAAGGTCCCCTTGCTTCTGCCTGCAAATTCCAGTGGCACATCAGCAGAGGTCAAGCCCACCCATATCAAATGGTATTTTGCCCCCTGCTGTAAGATCAGGAAGGGGGAAATGCACAACTGCATCAACACTCCTGGACATAATCAAGGATGTAGAGATAGCAATATCTTGTCGCAAGGGTCGACAAGGCACAGCAGCTGGAGATGTGGCTTTCCCAAAAGGAAAAGAGAATCTGGCATCCGTGCTTAAACGCTACAAGCGCAGGTTATCCCCCAAACAAGTTGGGACTCATGAAGGAGGGACTATGTCGCGCAAGGTTCCAACATCAGCCCCTCTTGGCTCATAG